Proteins found in one Desulfobotulus pelophilus genomic segment:
- a CDS encoding deoxycytidylate deaminase, which yields MTEDRPSWDEYFMDITTLVARRSTCLRRAVGAIIVKDKRVLSTGYNGAPSGVRHCGETGCLREQRQVPSGERHELCRGIHAEQNAIIQAARHGVSILGATLYCTTRPCSICARMLINAGIEKIYYLEGYADPLSEEMLAEAGIPLERIGESRNSLFREAL from the coding sequence ATGACAGAAGACCGGCCTTCATGGGATGAGTATTTTATGGACATCACCACTCTGGTGGCCCGAAGGTCAACCTGTCTGCGCAGAGCTGTGGGGGCAATCATTGTAAAGGATAAACGTGTTTTATCTACAGGGTACAACGGGGCTCCCAGCGGTGTACGACACTGTGGTGAAACAGGGTGTCTCCGGGAACAGAGACAGGTACCATCGGGAGAGCGTCATGAGCTTTGCAGGGGAATCCATGCCGAACAGAACGCCATTATCCAGGCGGCAAGACACGGAGTGTCCATTCTGGGGGCTACCTTGTACTGCACCACCCGGCCCTGTTCCATCTGCGCGCGAATGCTGATTAACGCCGGCATAGAAAAAATTTATTACCTTGAAGGATACGCGGATCCCTTAAGCGAGGAAATGCTGGCAGAAGCGGGGATTCCTCTGGAGAGAATCGGAGAGAGCCGGAATTCCTTATTCAGGGAGGCATTATGA
- the nrdR gene encoding transcriptional regulator NrdR, which yields MKCPFCGEGDNKVIDSRLSKDGAMIRRRRECLSCTRRFTTYEQVEEIPMMIVKKDGRREKFSKEKLRSGILRACEKRNVSMHTIESFIDELERDLRESGEKEVFSRILGERVMHRLHDLDAIAYVRFASVYREFKDVNDFVEELKSLLVREKDA from the coding sequence ATGAAGTGTCCGTTTTGTGGGGAAGGGGATAACAAGGTTATTGATTCCCGTTTGAGTAAGGACGGTGCGATGATCCGCAGGCGGCGGGAGTGCCTGAGTTGTACCCGTCGTTTCACCACATATGAGCAGGTAGAAGAAATCCCCATGATGATAGTCAAAAAGGACGGTCGCAGGGAGAAATTCAGCAAGGAAAAGCTCCGGAGTGGTATTTTGCGGGCATGCGAAAAGCGGAATGTGAGCATGCACACCATAGAAAGCTTTATTGACGAGCTGGAACGTGATCTGCGAGAGTCGGGAGAAAAGGAAGTTTTTTCCCGTATTCTGGGGGAGAGGGTCATGCACAGGCTCCATGATCTGGATGCCATTGCCTATGTTCGTTTTGCTTCTGTTTACCGGGAATTCAAGGATGTCAATGATTTTGTGGAAGAACTGAAATCTCTTCTTGTCCGGGAAAAAGACGCATGA
- the ribD gene encoding bifunctional diaminohydroxyphosphoribosylaminopyrimidine deaminase/5-amino-6-(5-phosphoribosylamino)uracil reductase RibD — MMKDVFFMEKALDLALKGSGRTSPNPLVGAVVVRDGRIVGEGWHAAYGGPHAEVHALRQAGSAAAGATIYVTLEPCNHFGKTPPCTQAILDAEVGRVVIAMKDPNPKAAGGMDRLRSAGVIVDTGICEDQARKLNAPFIKKMETGLPWVVLKCAMTLDGRVATRSGDSKWVTGAESREWCHRHLRQRLDAILVGSATVRADDPSLTCRLPEGSGRDPVRIVLASKLDVDTKARVLCQKSDSATFLLCAEGLPASRKQPFLEMGVRVLETPSDKDGRLNFKAMMPLLAEQGIQSLLIEGGGRVAASALKSGIVDKAVFFYAPKILGGDGIPVMDGPGPERMDQCMFLADMAVFPCGGDIRVEGYPLVPSLA; from the coding sequence ATGATGAAGGATGTTTTTTTCATGGAAAAGGCACTGGATCTGGCGTTGAAAGGAAGCGGGCGTACCTCTCCCAATCCTTTGGTCGGTGCCGTGGTTGTCCGGGATGGTCGCATTGTGGGAGAAGGCTGGCATGCGGCTTATGGGGGGCCCCATGCTGAGGTGCATGCCCTCCGGCAAGCCGGATCGGCTGCCGCAGGGGCAACCATTTATGTGACCCTTGAGCCCTGCAACCATTTTGGGAAGACGCCACCCTGCACCCAGGCTATTCTGGACGCTGAGGTCGGGCGTGTGGTGATTGCCATGAAAGATCCCAACCCCAAAGCCGCCGGAGGCATGGACCGCCTGCGTTCAGCCGGTGTGATTGTGGATACGGGGATCTGTGAGGATCAGGCCAGAAAGCTGAATGCTCCTTTTATCAAAAAAATGGAAACGGGTTTGCCATGGGTGGTCCTGAAGTGTGCCATGACCCTTGACGGCCGCGTGGCTACCCGAAGCGGTGACTCCAAGTGGGTAACGGGTGCAGAGTCCAGGGAATGGTGCCACAGGCATCTTAGGCAGCGGCTGGATGCCATTCTTGTGGGCAGTGCTACGGTACGGGCCGATGATCCCAGCCTGACCTGCCGACTTCCCGAAGGGAGCGGTAGAGACCCCGTTCGCATTGTACTGGCATCGAAGCTGGATGTGGATACAAAAGCACGGGTGTTGTGTCAGAAAAGTGACTCGGCTACTTTTTTACTTTGTGCGGAAGGGCTCCCCGCATCCCGGAAGCAGCCCTTTCTTGAAATGGGGGTCCGGGTTCTGGAGACTCCTTCGGATAAGGATGGCAGGCTTAACTTTAAAGCTATGATGCCCCTTTTAGCGGAACAGGGGATTCAGAGTCTTCTTATTGAAGGTGGCGGTCGTGTTGCGGCATCGGCGTTGAAAAGCGGTATTGTGGATAAGGCTGTCTTCTTCTATGCTCCCAAAATTCTTGGAGGGGATGGTATCCCTGTGATGGACGGGCCTGGCCCTGAGCGTATGGACCAGTGCATGTTCCTTGCTGATATGGCGGTTTTCCCCTGTGGCGGTGATATCCGTGTGGAAGGATATCCCCTGGTTCCTTCTTTGGCATGA
- a CDS encoding riboflavin synthase produces the protein MFTGIIEGLGTIRELTAAGEGRRMTVEADFDLAGTRIGDSIAVNGACLTAVSLAGRRFTVDVAPETVARSRFKIARVGERVNLERALTLASRLDGHIVTGHVDGEGRILSRETRSNAMIITIGVDPFLARYLIPKGSVAVDGTSLTVNTCERDRFTVSIIPHTAGLSSVGTRETGESVNIETDIVGKYIERFLLMPGRAEKEKPVSSGIDLSFLAKNGFL, from the coding sequence ATGTTTACGGGAATCATTGAAGGGTTGGGTACTATCCGGGAACTTACGGCAGCCGGAGAGGGTCGACGTATGACCGTTGAGGCGGATTTTGACCTTGCGGGCACCCGTATTGGCGACAGTATTGCCGTCAACGGAGCCTGCCTGACAGCCGTTTCTCTTGCGGGCAGACGCTTTACTGTGGATGTGGCTCCGGAAACCGTAGCTCGCTCACGTTTCAAGATCGCGCGGGTGGGGGAGCGTGTGAATCTGGAAAGAGCCCTGACCCTGGCCTCCCGTCTGGATGGTCATATTGTGACGGGGCATGTGGATGGAGAAGGCCGGATTCTTTCCAGGGAAACCCGCAGCAATGCCATGATCATTACTATCGGTGTCGACCCTTTTCTGGCCCGCTATCTGATTCCCAAGGGATCCGTGGCTGTGGATGGAACCAGTCTTACGGTAAACACTTGTGAGCGGGATCGTTTCACTGTTTCCATTATTCCTCATACGGCAGGACTTTCAAGCGTTGGAACGAGGGAGACGGGTGAAAGTGTCAATATAGAAACAGATATTGTTGGTAAATATATCGAACGTTTCCTCCTTATGCCCGGAAGGGCGGAGAAAGAAAAGCCGGTATCTTCCGGGATAGACCTTTCATTTCTGGCTAAAAACGGGTTTCTGTAG
- a CDS encoding bifunctional 3,4-dihydroxy-2-butanone-4-phosphate synthase/GTP cyclohydrolase II: protein MPKISIEEAIADIRAGKMVILADDEDRENEGDLTIAAEKVTPEVINFMAKYGRGLICLSLTGEKCDALDLPMMVGNNTSPFGTGFTVSIEAREGVTTGISAADRATTILAAVKEGAKPRDLVRPGHIFPLRAKDGGVIVRSGQTEGSVDLARLAGLKPAGVICEIMDDDGTMARMPSLERFSEEHGINICTVADLIAYRLRTESFVKRQVEARIPTSFAGEFRTVVYENAIDDFQHIAFVKGDIDPSRPVLVRVHSECLTGDIFGSLRCDCGDQLRKAMMMMEEEGCGVLLYIRQEGRGIGLVNKLKAYNLQDEGLDTVEANVRLGFKPDMRDYGIGAQILADLGIREMKLITNNPKKMVGLEGYGLRIVEQVPIEIESNDVNRCYLECKKLKMGHLLTLEDKEA, encoded by the coding sequence ATGCCGAAGATAAGTATTGAAGAGGCCATAGCAGATATCAGGGCCGGAAAAATGGTTATCCTTGCCGATGACGAAGACAGGGAAAATGAAGGAGATCTCACCATAGCTGCAGAGAAGGTGACGCCGGAAGTCATCAATTTTATGGCTAAATACGGAAGAGGGCTCATTTGTCTTTCCTTGACGGGAGAAAAATGTGATGCTCTGGATCTTCCCATGATGGTCGGTAACAACACCTCTCCCTTCGGAACGGGTTTTACGGTGTCCATTGAAGCCAGAGAAGGTGTGACCACAGGTATTTCTGCTGCTGATCGGGCAACAACGATTCTTGCCGCCGTGAAAGAGGGGGCAAAACCCAGGGACCTTGTCAGGCCTGGTCACATTTTTCCTTTGCGTGCCAAAGACGGCGGTGTAATTGTTCGTTCCGGGCAAACCGAGGGTTCCGTTGACCTTGCCCGCCTTGCAGGTCTGAAACCTGCGGGTGTCATCTGTGAAATTATGGATGATGATGGAACCATGGCCCGCATGCCTTCTCTGGAGCGTTTTAGTGAGGAGCATGGAATTAACATCTGCACGGTGGCAGATCTCATTGCCTATCGTCTGCGAACGGAGAGTTTTGTTAAGCGTCAGGTGGAGGCCAGAATTCCTACCTCCTTTGCAGGAGAATTCCGTACGGTTGTGTATGAAAATGCCATCGATGATTTTCAGCATATTGCCTTTGTTAAAGGAGACATAGATCCTTCCCGACCGGTGTTGGTTCGGGTTCATTCGGAATGTCTCACAGGAGATATTTTTGGTTCCCTGCGTTGTGACTGCGGAGATCAGCTGCGTAAAGCCATGATGATGATGGAAGAAGAAGGTTGCGGTGTGCTGCTGTATATCCGGCAGGAAGGCCGGGGCATTGGTCTTGTCAACAAGCTGAAGGCCTACAATCTTCAGGATGAGGGGTTGGACACGGTGGAGGCCAATGTCAGGCTGGGTTTCAAGCCGGATATGCGGGACTATGGAATCGGTGCCCAGATTCTTGCGGATCTTGGAATCAGGGAGATGAAACTGATCACCAATAATCCCAAAAAAATGGTGGGTCTTGAAGGATACGGCCTCCGCATTGTGGAGCAGGTACCCATAGAGATTGAATCCAATGATGTGAATCGCTGCTACCTTGAGTGTAAGAAACTGAAAATGGGTCATCTGCTTACTCTTGAGGATAAAGAAGCGTAA
- the ribH gene encoding 6,7-dimethyl-8-ribityllumazine synthase: MPRILEAPLRADGKRFAIVCTRFNDFITERLVGGALDALVRHGASDDAIDIVKVPGAYEMPLMAKKVAAKGRYDAVICLGAVIRGATPHFDYVAGEAAKGIAQVMLETGVPVIFGVLTTDTIEQAIERAGTKAGNKGFDAAVTALEMANLMDVVDKA; the protein is encoded by the coding sequence ATGCCAAGAATTCTGGAGGCCCCTTTAAGGGCCGATGGCAAACGTTTTGCCATTGTGTGCACAAGGTTCAACGATTTTATCACGGAGCGTCTTGTGGGCGGTGCTTTGGATGCGCTGGTTCGTCATGGCGCTTCGGATGATGCCATTGACATCGTAAAGGTTCCCGGAGCTTATGAGATGCCGCTCATGGCCAAGAAGGTTGCGGCAAAGGGACGATACGATGCGGTGATTTGTCTGGGGGCTGTTATTCGTGGTGCCACTCCCCATTTTGACTATGTTGCCGGGGAAGCCGCCAAGGGTATTGCTCAGGTAATGCTGGAAACGGGGGTTCCTGTTATTTTTGGCGTGCTGACAACGGACACCATAGAGCAGGCCATTGAACGGGCCGGAACCAAAGCGGGCAACAAGGGTTTTGATGCGGCTGTGACGGCTCTTGAGATGGCAAACCTTATGGATGTGGTGGATAAAGCCTGA
- the nusB gene encoding transcription antitermination factor NusB — protein MGYRRRAREQALQLLFSMDLRGEFSEQVKNMFCRVLIPEDERILLFEALVEGVLEHREVLDRTIEQFSSNWRIPRMGRVDRNVLRMAVFEMLYMDDIPDKVSINEAIDLAKKFGTRDSGAFVNGILDSIRKDRESKGGEDPLRIAEP, from the coding sequence ATGGGATACCGGCGTAGGGCGAGGGAACAGGCCTTGCAGCTGCTGTTCTCAATGGATCTTCGGGGAGAATTTTCAGAGCAGGTGAAAAATATGTTCTGCCGTGTACTGATTCCTGAAGACGAAAGAATCCTTCTCTTCGAGGCCCTTGTGGAGGGGGTTCTGGAACACAGAGAAGTACTGGACCGGACCATAGAACAGTTTTCCAGTAACTGGCGGATACCCCGCATGGGTCGGGTGGACCGTAATGTACTGCGCATGGCAGTCTTTGAGATGCTGTACATGGATGATATCCCGGATAAGGTATCCATTAATGAGGCCATAGATCTGGCCAAAAAGTTCGGTACCCGTGATTCGGGAGCCTTTGTTAACGGGATTCTCGACAGTATTCGCAAGGACAGAGAAAGCAAGGGGGGAGAAGATCCGTTGCGGATTGCCGAACCCTAG
- a CDS encoding MBL fold metallo-hydrolase — MIIRSLAVGPIMANCFIAGCEKTREAVVIDPGDEGDRILMALAEEKLTVKYILNTHGHFDHVAANRRLKEVTGAEICIHPDDAPMLGQLASMAMSFGLRAENSPPCDLPLRGGEEIRFGEEVLKVIHTPGHSPGGLSFAGDGFVFVGDTLFAGSIGRTDLPGGSYNTLIASIRERLFPLGDAVRVYCGHGPDTTIGSEKRFNPFAGGV, encoded by the coding sequence ATGATTATCAGATCCCTGGCTGTAGGACCCATTATGGCCAACTGTTTTATTGCTGGCTGTGAAAAAACCCGTGAGGCAGTGGTCATTGATCCCGGCGATGAAGGGGATCGTATTCTCATGGCCTTGGCCGAAGAAAAACTGACGGTGAAATATATTCTGAATACACATGGGCATTTTGACCATGTGGCGGCCAACCGCAGGCTGAAAGAGGTTACGGGTGCAGAGATCTGCATTCACCCCGATGATGCTCCCATGCTGGGTCAGCTGGCTTCCATGGCCATGAGTTTTGGCCTGCGGGCGGAGAACTCCCCTCCCTGTGATCTTCCATTGAGAGGCGGTGAGGAAATCCGGTTCGGAGAAGAGGTTCTGAAGGTCATCCATACCCCTGGTCATTCACCCGGTGGGCTTTCCTTTGCCGGTGATGGTTTTGTTTTTGTGGGCGACACCCTTTTTGCCGGTTCCATTGGCCGGACGGACTTGCCGGGCGGTAGCTACAACACCCTGATTGCGAGTATACGTGAGCGCTTGTTTCCCCTTGGCGATGCGGTGCGCGTGTATTGTGGACATGGACCGGATACTACCATAGGCAGTGAAAAACGGTTCAATCCTTTTGCTGGTGGTGTCTGA
- the mltF gene encoding membrane-bound lytic murein transglycosylase MltF produces MHLFLFTTRCIIEFTIICCLCLGVRLAIHLADLPKDPELPFPLILERGELPIVTRNALHTYYFYNEEPMGFEYELVKTLADKLELTLTVTIVEDLASMEAYLAEGKAAIAIPGSPAAEKALSRATNPYMHMEYTIIVHRSNLSIRSLADMAGMKVHIPAGSDARHLLWDLQEDGFPIEIIEQNECGEELFHKVALREIDITIIPGHMARRYQRYYPQAVPAFSLGKPAPFAWLVHPQAHKLRYTINLFFDQIQKDGTFETLYAHHYGDLDLFDYVDLMRFHRRLESRLPRYQELFETYAEKYGFDWRLIVAQAYQESHLNPWARSHADARGLMQLMARTARSLGVTNIHDPAQNIEAGIRYLKKLHDLFSQAEEPHRTYIALGAYNVGQGHMFDARNLARQFNLDPNRWYNMEKTLPLLEQKKYYKDATYGYSRGSEPVKYLRKILLYYDILRHKSLLESRNLPPE; encoded by the coding sequence GTGCATCTGTTTTTGTTTACCACCCGCTGTATCATCGAATTCACCATCATCTGCTGTCTCTGCCTCGGTGTACGCCTGGCCATCCACCTTGCCGATCTGCCGAAAGACCCCGAGCTTCCCTTTCCCCTTATTCTGGAAAGAGGCGAACTCCCCATTGTAACGCGCAATGCACTGCACACATACTATTTCTATAATGAAGAACCCATGGGCTTTGAGTATGAGCTGGTCAAGACCCTCGCTGACAAGCTGGAGCTCACCCTCACGGTTACCATTGTAGAAGATCTGGCAAGCATGGAAGCCTACCTTGCTGAGGGCAAAGCTGCCATTGCCATTCCCGGATCACCTGCTGCCGAAAAAGCCCTGTCACGGGCAACGAACCCCTATATGCATATGGAATATACCATTATTGTACACCGCAGCAATCTCAGCATAAGGTCTCTGGCAGATATGGCGGGTATGAAAGTACATATCCCTGCGGGGTCCGATGCCCGCCACCTGTTGTGGGATCTTCAGGAAGACGGTTTCCCCATAGAAATTATCGAGCAAAATGAATGCGGGGAAGAACTTTTCCACAAGGTGGCCCTGAGAGAAATCGATATAACCATCATACCGGGACACATGGCCCGCCGCTACCAGCGCTATTACCCCCAGGCCGTACCCGCATTCTCTCTGGGAAAACCAGCCCCTTTCGCATGGCTTGTCCATCCCCAGGCCCACAAACTGCGGTACACCATCAATCTTTTTTTTGATCAGATACAAAAAGATGGCACCTTCGAAACCCTCTACGCTCACCACTATGGGGATCTGGACCTCTTTGACTACGTGGATCTCATGCGTTTTCACCGCAGACTGGAAAGCCGTCTTCCTCGCTATCAGGAGCTGTTCGAAACCTATGCGGAAAAGTACGGGTTCGACTGGCGCCTTATTGTTGCCCAGGCCTATCAGGAATCCCACCTTAATCCATGGGCCCGCAGCCATGCCGATGCCAGAGGCCTCATGCAGCTCATGGCACGGACAGCCCGCAGTCTCGGTGTCACCAACATCCACGATCCTGCCCAGAATATTGAAGCCGGCATCCGCTACCTGAAAAAACTGCACGATCTTTTCAGCCAGGCAGAAGAACCCCATCGAACCTACATTGCCCTCGGTGCCTACAACGTGGGCCAGGGCCATATGTTCGACGCCCGGAATCTTGCCAGGCAGTTCAATCTGGACCCGAACCGCTGGTACAACATGGAAAAAACCCTGCCCCTGCTGGAACAGAAAAAATACTACAAAGATGCAACCTATGGTTACAGCCGGGGGTCCGAGCCGGTCAAATATCTGCGTAAAATCCTTCTGTACTATGATATTCTCCGACACAAAAGCCTGCTGGAATCCCGGAATCTGCCTCCCGAATAA
- the ispG gene encoding flavodoxin-dependent (E)-4-hydroxy-3-methylbut-2-enyl-diphosphate synthase — protein MEKKEECRVPGIPMKRRQTRRLYIADLAVGGGAPVTVQSMTNTLTEDVAATVAQIAALAAAGCEIVRVAVPGMEAAGAIEKIRRQTTLPLVADIHFDYRLALAAAASGCDGLRINPGNIGAEVHVREVVAVARDRGLPIRIGVNGGSLEKDLMARYGGATPEAMVESALGHVAILEKLGFGDIKISLKASDVPRTVAAYRLLSNRCDYPLHVGVTEAGGLFPGVVKSSLGIGMLLAEGIGDTLRVSLTRDPVEEVRVGYEILKSLGLRQRGPDIVSCPTCGRTRIDLFSILDAVEKRLLSVTAPIRVAIMGCVVNGPGEAREADVGIAGGMGKGILFRKGEVVRKCREDELVDVLMAEVAILEEEWCTTGKIG, from the coding sequence TTGGAAAAGAAAGAAGAATGCAGAGTGCCGGGGATTCCCATGAAACGCAGACAGACACGCCGTCTGTATATCGCAGATCTTGCCGTGGGAGGGGGAGCACCGGTTACCGTTCAGTCCATGACCAATACTTTGACGGAAGATGTGGCAGCCACGGTGGCACAGATTGCAGCCCTTGCAGCAGCGGGATGCGAGATTGTGCGGGTGGCGGTTCCGGGGATGGAGGCGGCAGGAGCCATTGAAAAGATCAGGAGGCAGACTACCCTGCCTCTGGTGGCGGATATTCATTTTGATTATCGCCTTGCCCTTGCGGCAGCAGCTTCCGGATGTGACGGGCTTCGTATTAATCCGGGCAATATAGGGGCGGAGGTTCATGTCCGTGAAGTGGTGGCCGTAGCAAGGGACCGGGGTTTACCCATACGTATCGGAGTGAACGGTGGATCCCTTGAGAAGGATTTGATGGCCCGTTACGGGGGCGCTACTCCGGAAGCTATGGTGGAAAGTGCTCTGGGGCACGTGGCCATCCTTGAGAAGCTTGGGTTCGGGGATATCAAAATTTCCCTGAAGGCTTCGGATGTGCCGAGGACCGTGGCCGCATACCGGCTTTTGTCGAATCGCTGTGACTATCCACTGCATGTGGGAGTTACGGAGGCGGGTGGGCTTTTCCCGGGGGTTGTGAAAAGTTCCCTTGGCATTGGCATGCTGCTGGCAGAAGGAATCGGTGATACACTGCGGGTTTCATTGACCCGGGATCCTGTGGAAGAGGTTCGCGTAGGGTATGAGATTCTGAAGAGTCTTGGACTGCGCCAGCGGGGACCGGATATTGTTTCCTGTCCCACATGCGGCCGGACCCGCATTGATCTTTTTTCCATTCTGGATGCGGTGGAAAAACGTCTGCTCAGCGTGACAGCACCAATTCGGGTGGCTATTATGGGATGTGTTGTGAATGGTCCCGGTGAAGCCCGTGAAGCGGATGTGGGTATAGCAGGAGGTATGGGTAAGGGGATTCTCTTTCGAAAAGGCGAGGTTGTCCGTAAGTGTCGAGAAGATGAACTTGTGGATGTTCTGATGGCCGAGGTGGCAATCCTTGAAGAAGAATGGTGTACAACCGGAAAAATAGGATGA
- the proS gene encoding proline--tRNA ligase — MGKNKKTAITPTRMEDYPEWYQQVVKASDMAENSPVRGCMVIKPWGYALWERMVAVLDAMFKETGVKNAYFPLFIPLSFLEKEAEHVEGFAKECAVVTHHRLEAGPDGRLVPAGRLNEPLIVRPTSETIIGDAFSKWVTSYRDLPLLINQWANVVRWEMRTRTFLRTSEFLWQEGHTAHASEAEALERTRIMLDIYADFVENWLAMPVIRGVKTPSERFPGAVETFCIEAMMQDRKALQAGTSHFLGQNFAKASDIRFQGADGADTHAWTTSWGASTRMIGGMIMTHGDDDGVIMPPKVAPAHVVLLPVFPKDADPDAILAYTRETGDRLRRESYGNRPLSVEIDSRDMAGRNWEWIKKGVPIRLEMGPRDMAEDGVFLFRRDTGERFSVKRENLGQVIRDTLDAIQSNLYERALAFRNAHTVLLDDKESFYDWFTSKSTDKPEIHGGFAMAHWCGRADCEAGIKQDLSVTIRCVPLNAMEEDGKCIFCGERSLRRVVFAKAY, encoded by the coding sequence ATGGGGAAGAATAAGAAGACGGCCATTACGCCGACACGCATGGAAGATTATCCCGAATGGTACCAGCAGGTGGTCAAAGCTTCGGATATGGCGGAAAATTCTCCTGTGAGGGGGTGTATGGTCATCAAACCATGGGGTTATGCCCTCTGGGAGCGTATGGTGGCGGTGCTGGATGCCATGTTCAAAGAAACCGGAGTAAAAAATGCCTATTTCCCCCTGTTTATTCCCTTGAGTTTCCTTGAAAAGGAAGCGGAGCATGTGGAAGGCTTTGCCAAAGAATGTGCGGTTGTTACCCATCATCGCCTGGAGGCCGGTCCTGATGGCCGGCTGGTACCAGCCGGCCGCCTGAATGAACCGCTGATTGTTCGTCCGACATCGGAAACCATCATTGGTGATGCTTTTTCCAAATGGGTGACCAGTTACAGGGATCTCCCTCTTCTGATTAATCAATGGGCCAATGTGGTTCGCTGGGAGATGCGTACCCGGACTTTTCTGCGCACCAGTGAATTTCTCTGGCAGGAGGGGCATACGGCCCATGCCAGCGAAGCGGAGGCTCTGGAGCGGACTCGTATCATGTTGGATATCTATGCAGACTTTGTGGAAAACTGGCTGGCGATGCCTGTGATCCGGGGAGTGAAGACTCCTTCGGAGCGTTTCCCCGGTGCTGTGGAAACATTCTGCATCGAGGCCATGATGCAGGACAGAAAAGCCCTGCAGGCTGGAACATCTCATTTTCTCGGGCAGAATTTTGCCAAGGCCTCGGATATTCGTTTTCAGGGTGCGGACGGTGCGGATACCCACGCATGGACCACCTCGTGGGGAGCTTCTACCCGCATGATCGGTGGTATGATCATGACCCATGGTGATGATGATGGTGTCATCATGCCTCCGAAGGTGGCACCGGCCCATGTGGTACTGCTGCCAGTTTTCCCCAAAGATGCGGATCCTGATGCCATTTTGGCCTATACCCGTGAAACGGGGGATCGTCTGCGCAGGGAGAGTTATGGCAACAGGCCCCTTTCCGTGGAAATTGATAGCCGGGATATGGCGGGCCGTAACTGGGAATGGATCAAAAAAGGTGTCCCTATCCGTCTGGAAATGGGGCCAAGGGACATGGCGGAAGATGGGGTGTTTCTGTTTCGAAGGGATACGGGAGAGCGTTTTTCCGTGAAACGGGAGAACCTTGGACAGGTGATAAGGGACACTCTGGATGCCATTCAGAGCAATCTGTATGAGCGTGCGCTGGCTTTCCGGAATGCTCATACGGTTTTGCTGGATGATAAAGAGTCTTTTTATGACTGGTTTACATCGAAGAGCACGGACAAACCGGAAATTCATGGCGGCTTTGCCATGGCACACTGGTGTGGCCGTGCGGATTGTGAAGCCGGAATCAAACAGGATCTTTCCGTGACTATCCGTTGTGTTCCTCTGAACGCTATGGAAGAGGATGGAAAATGTATTTTTTGTGGAGAACGGAGCCTGCGGCGGGTGGTTTTTGCCAAGGCCTATTAA